Genomic window (Nicotiana sylvestris chromosome 7, ASM39365v2, whole genome shotgun sequence):
tgaaaatatttaggtTTTCCAATAATTAATGAGAATCCTACACACAAGGACTACCAACACATTATCGATAATATGCGTGCTAGATTATCAGGCTGGAAAACAAATTGTATGAACTTAGTACGGAGAGTCACTCTGATTTCATCATCCCTTTCAAGCCTCCCAACTTACTATATGCAATATATCCTCCTATCCCCCAAAAATCTTAAAATAATTGATAAATTACAAAGGAATTTCGTATGGGGTACTACTGATACCAAAAAGAAACTACATCTTCTTAATTGGGATATAGTCACAAACAAAAAAGAATATGGTGGATTGGGAATAAAGAAAGCTAAATCAAAAAATTTAGCCATACTAGCTGGTCTACCATGGAGATTAGCTAATAATCCTTCTTTACCTTTGGGCACATGTCATCACCAACAAATATAGTAATCATTCTAAATACAACACTTCCTTTATCTGAAAAAGCATTACCACATGATGGTTAATTGCCAACAAGAAGTAGCATGGTCTATCCATCATAATTAATATTTGGGATAGTAAGTTGATCCCTAACTGTACTCTTAGGAATTATGTTACAAGACCCCTCAACAAACATGAAACTACTGTATCAGTTAAAAATATTATTTCTAACAACGTTTGGGACTTGGGGGGAAATTTCGTTTAATATCCCTACTGGTATACAAGGAAGGATTACTGCCATCATTATCGACCTAGGGGCTAACAAGGACACCTTAATATGGGGTATGAGCAATAATGGTACCTTCACAACAAATTCGTGCTATGACTTAATTGACAAAAGTGCTCCTACACAGAAAAAATTTAATTGGATCTGTAAACTCATGTGCTTTAAAAAAATCAAACACTTCTTCTGGCTTTGTCACCATAATAGATTACCTTGTAGATATCATTTGGCACGCATAAGAATGAACATTAACGAATTGTCTACTATTTGTAGAAAGGATACTGAAGATATTAGTCATATATTTATGGGATGCTTTTTGGCCAAAAAATTATGGGAACAATTAGGTCTAGTGATTAAATGTCCGAACAATAATGACTGGCTAAACTATGTTAGGGAGCTAGCTCCATGCATACCTAGTAACCACATCTCTTGATCTAATGTATTCCTATTTGTCATTTGGTGTATCTGACTAAGTAGAAATAACAATAACATAAACAACACTTCGAAAGGAATTTACATACCCTTTATATTAAATCAAGCCACTCAATAGAAGCTATTGACTGACTGTGAGACTAATCTAGACAGGCAAATTCAAATAAGAGTTGGCTCAGCACCATGTACAGGTTGGTACAAATTAAACATAGACGGAGCATTCAAAGAGGGGTGAGGGTGggggtgggtgggtggggggGACACATGGAGAAGTAGGAGGGGTTTTTAGGAGCTCCAGTGGGGAATGGGTCCTAGGATTCCAAATGAAAACTTATGCAAATTCACCCATCCAAACCGAACTACAAGCCCTCTACCAAGGACTACATCTTGCTCATGACATGAAGCTGCAGCCTTTAGAGGTGGAAACAGACGCCACGCAGGTAATTATCTATATTAACAATGGCTGTATAATTTATGACTCTATCATTAATACATGCAGGTGGTTAATCTTCGGAATGGGCATGATAGTGATCCAGCATAACTTTCGTCAAGGCAATGAAGTGGCTCATCATTTGGCAAAGCAGGCATACATGCTTCCTAGTATCAATAAACTCTATCGTCTAGTTAATCCTCCAACTGATGTCACGACCAGGATGTGGCGGACAAGGTGAGAGACGTTCATGTTAAAACTGTTTCTTCTAATGGTTGTAGGCATCTGGCAAAATTTGGTAACCAAAATGTTGTGCATGGGTTATCCTCTCTATGTAATGATCCTCTGGATCAAAACTACTCTAGTGTGTAATTTCTCATGAAATAAATTCCTagtttgtaaaaaaaaaagaaaaaagaaatagttttattattttattttccttGCCGAGGTATCTATGTTTGTCTGCAAAGGATATAAAAATACACGGACAAAATTAATGACAAAACCTAAGTTTCTAGTTCCAAAAAGCTAACAACTAAGGATACACAAGTTTATTATTTTCAAGCCCAAAGAGCAAGGATTGACATAGATGTAGAACCAAGAACAAGAGCTAAAAAAGATGCCTTTTTCAAGAATGGTTGGCCACTCATCACTTTGTTGTGAAAGAAATCAAGAGCAATAAGATCAACGAGAGCCATATATATAAGTATACCAGAAGACAAAGATCCCAGTAAACCTTCAAGGATTAATGCATTTGGGCTTGTGTCGTCGTACCCTGTTATTGAGAACATTATCATCCCCAATACTATAACCATTGGTGTTGTCACTGAGAACATGAAGCTCATGTAGGCTTTCGTTCCAAAGCAAAATCCCGCCTGTAATAAGCATTACTATTAATTTTTATTCTATTAACGTTTATTACATGCTATGAAATTTTAAGTTAATTAAGTTCTCATCCTTGTATTTGAAATTTGTACTTTACCTGCCAAACACTTGTCCGCATATGCAGTTTCTTTTTCTTATTGAACAATAGGATATAGCGAACAAATATAGGACCAAACCTATAATTCCCTTTTGACAATCCTTAGATGAagctttaaaatatatataaataaaattttatattATTAGTTTAATTACAGTTATAATAAATTTCACACCATTTTTGAAGTTAACCATTTAATACTTATTTCAGAGAGCTACAGACAGAGGCCTTTTAAAGATGTGATTGTATAAAAAAGTTTCACGGTTAATGCATAAAAACTCATTAATTACTTGGGTAGTAGAATTTCAATCGAGCATCTTTTTaaaagtactccctccgtttacTTTTACTTAGCACGTTTTGACTTTTCggccccttaagaaataataaatgaagtgtaTAATTTATCATGATACCCGTATTGATTGATACATATTTTATtagatttgagaaaataatttaaaatgagtaataaatattgtgggtacaacatgaaaaaaaattgtctttcttttaatatgcgtaaagtgacaagtaaaaatcaaaattaattttTAGTATATATTTCAAGTAAAAGTGAATGTGAATAGAGGGACTATCTTTCAtacttaattaattaaaaaaagaacATATTGTTAGCAGCATGAATTTTATATGAATATCTATTGCTAAATGCTTAGAGCATGTATCACAATTTAGAAAAAGCAATAAATGATGGTTAATAACCTGAGCAATGCAACCTCCAAGACCCATTCCTTCAAATATCTGGTGAAAGGATAGTGCAGCCACAAGCGGTCTAAAGTGCACTCATTCCGAGACATCCCCAGAGTCACCCCTATTATAACAGAATGAAAAATTATTCCTATTTCCAACACCTGCGATACCAATCTCTGCTTCAGTTTCACCAATTCCTCTTCCTCGATGATATCCCCAGTATCCGTTTTTTTACTCACCGTTTCTAATTCTTCACATGTCACAACTGGTGTATAATCTTTATTACGATTTTGACTATGATCAGCCTGCCCATGACTTTCCACATGAGAAGTCGCCGTCAAGTCAACTAACAATGCCATTAATACACCGATCAATGTTATGAGACCGGAAAACGGGAAATCCTTCCATGGATGACGGAAAGAAACCTGACAATCGGAAAGAGTATTAAAGGCATCTGGAAGGACGTGAACGAGCGACGTGGAAAGAATCACACCAGCCGCGAAGCACTTGATTATTAGAATTGTCTTATCGTAAACCGGTTTCCCATGAAACAAGCGGGCTAAAAAAACCGGTAACGTTACGCCGATAACACTAGTGAAGAATATCATGAATATTGAAACAAGTTTGAGATTTGGTGCCCCTTTACTGCCTCTACAGGCTAAAGCTCGCGCTGTATCGGTGACACACAAACCCATTTTTATGTCTTCGATcggttttgggttttgattttGAGACAGTTGTTTCAGTGGACTGGTTCAAGGTTGTTACTCTCGTTTCTCGTAATACTCGTAATAATAGCAAATGTGTTGATGCATTAGTGATAAGACTGACTTTTTTTTGGGAGGAGAATGGTTGGTGTGGCGCCCGCAATTGTTTGAGATAGTTGGGAtggttttggaagaaattaaagcGGAGGACACCACTATAAGCGTTTTGTTTTGTCAAGTTACCATTAgtactgttacgcaacgccttcctgatgatttttggaagggcaacgtaaggctaagcaaccgatgtcagggcggttgttgtccgccaatgaggtcctcgccgcacgctagactagattgtcagtgccgtgcgggaaaaccaatgtcgtaagcaaattgcggaagctgagagagaattgggttttgaatgatgatgatgattttattgctgaatgaaaatgctgattacaatgatgtggtgtcgagggggagagacaccagaaaatgctgattgaaatgtttgattgtttggtcccccttaataatgcttaaaaaaaataaaccaacatgacaagactagtcctaataaagctgtagaagcacactgaaatgaaaatgatgaaaactagtctatgattacaatgaaaaggacttagattattacaaggaaaaactaagtccgatggcagcatctttgtcttgcgggtctgcgcgcgcgttgctgtgggcgcgcgcgacacttgatgtgctggcctgaggctgggcactggtgcttggcatcagggtctgtgcgcgaggcgctgctggaatgggcctgcagctgggcgctggcgaggcatcaggatctgcgcgcgcggcattgtcagggcgcgcggcgctgttgtcattggccagcccttgggcgctggcgagaggcatcggtggggcgacagaggcacatgcgcgcttgtcgcttggcgcagccaagaccacggggccgaccatggcgctaggcattgtgaggcttgctaggccgccatggggcgcggccaaggggtcatggggcatgtctggaaagcagcccatgacattctcccccacctgagttggcgccgtcctcggagccttatgatgatgatgatgatgatgatgtttctgatggttgttggatgggaggtctgcgcccctctgttgtttgagcttgctgttgtagcgaagcaatgatttcatgcggctgacatggaagactggatggatcttccaccaggatggagtttttacctggtatgtggactccccaatgcgtttttcaatggacaggggcccgatgtatttttgttgcaggcgagggtcatgggtcctttctgcaaacaagtactgCTTTGGGATGcgtagcattactttgtcccctggttgatgttgggaaaagcaacgcttttgttcggtgaacctttttgcccgctcttgggccctgatgagatagctccgcactatctccatgttgcgctcccattcgctcgagaagttggcagctcgaggagatttcggcatggttgatgcattcaccgtctgcgggagaagcggttgctgtccggtaacaatttcaaaagggctcttgtttgtatgatggctcttttgagaattgaaacacagttgagcagcatccaggagcttcacccaatgtttctgtgatccggttgcgaagttgcggagatattcctccagcatgtcatcgaaccggtctgtctggccatccgatggtggatggatgtctgtgttgtgactcaatgttgacccaaagcacctgaagagatgggtccagaAGTTGCTAGtaaagcgtgagtcgcgcctactaacaatgtttttgggcaggccccaatgtttgacaatgtgcgagaagaagagtcgagctgtatcttctgctgagatgttttgcggggctgctatgaaagttgcatagtctgagaactgatctatgacaaccatgatggatgcaagattgccgacttggggcaatcccgtgatgaatctgagggaaacactttcccatggtctctgagggacatgtgatggctgcgagggtcccggctgtgatgagtgatccgacttgtccttgtggcatggctgacaagtcttcacacgatgatgagcgtcaccagtcttttgaggccgatgacatgatgactgattgttgctgcgaagggtagcctgaacctgaggttcatgtctgttgactaccttctccaactgcatggccgagatgttttcagcggccatctttatgggaaagcatggtatggtgcagggcttggccccgttttctcccatcatcaggagcatgttggcaaatGGTACTggaatggtgttggtttgcctcatgaactccaaacccactatgatgtcgaagtcatctatgattgcgatgcgcaggtcgatgcttcctttgtatgggccaagtttcactgggacatttgtagctgttccacccaatgtctgaggtggtgagttgatagccttgacgcggcctttgctcttttgtaccacaagacctaggcgctctacttgcgttgatgacaagtagttatgggtggcacccgtgtctatcaatgcgtgaaggggcttgccgttcactttcaattcgacgaacattagggtcctcgcttgcttaggaggtccttcgtccatcttttctttccctttcctggtgatcgggactgatgttttcttaggaggacatgcactggtccccgctaaggcatgagggatagagccaacaattgcattgaaggcgcctacctggttgtcttcagatgtgtctgatgcatctgtctcatcctcgacagtctgatgagcattgaccttgatgtttgggcattcattgttccaatgtgccccgccgcaatgacggcattctgagggaggctttctcccctgattgttgttgatggatgcagcactgttgctgttggagggaggagtcttagttttggatgcactccgatctcccccacttttgcttgggccaccattgctgggatggtgcccgttgaatccccctcggacagacggctggggcctgtcgttctgagttcccaaatgatagtcgccaaggcattctgcagcttgaatggccttgggcagggtgtctacccgttgtcgctgtagttccatacgggcatgaggtttcaaaccttctatgaatgcgaagagtttgtctttgtcccccatgtcgcgtatgtttagcatgagtgcggagaattcgcgcacgtactccctcactgatctggtgtggcggaggtcccgtagctttctcctggaattgtattccacattttcgggaaagaactgcaggcgtatggctaccttcaattcgtcccatgtctgaagagtatcttcaccggccttgatggcttcgtgtttgacccgccaccaaagtttggcatcgccctgaagatacatggcagcagtcgctacctttttggattcctccaaatggcccacggcatcgaagtattgttcgatgtcgaagatgaagttttccacttctttagcatcccgggatccgtcgtatggctttggctccggtatcttaagcttttgtggaatgggggtgagatctgctgcacccctgatgtgatggttgccttctcgaagtaggctctgtaaggcagcattgacaacgttgagcttgtcagtcaagtcgtttatggtttgctgcatggcagttagtctgtctgcctcatgttgctgatgggctaaatcgtcggcacgctcctgttggaggtcctcaaatttgccatggatgttggcagtttcaatggctgccgtttgtcggtcctcgtcggagtcacgactgatgtttgcaatgtcattttcggcctgccgcattcggcggtccaggtcgtccaacctttgcactaggttgttgctttgatcaggcaccgtttctacgatgggtcgtaatcggtcaaccgtctcttctagggatgctagacgctccccatgattcaccatggtcagaaatggtgatgatggcaaatgttttccctcgtccgatgtcgagcctaggctctgataccaactgttacgcaacgccttcctgatgatctttggaagggcaacgtaaggctaagcaaccgatgtcagtgcggttgctgtccgccaatgaggtcctcgccgcacgctagactagattgtcagtgccgtgcgggaaaaccaatgtcgtaagcaaattgcggaagctgagagagaattgggttttgaatgatgatgatgattttattgctgaatgaaaatgctgattacaatgatgtggtgtcgagggggagagacaccagaaaatgctgattgaaatgtttgattgtttggtcccccttaataatgcttaaaaaaaataaaccaacatgacaagactagtcctaataaagctgtagaagcacactgaaatgaaaatgatgaaaactagtctatgattacaatgaaaaggacttagattattacaaggaaaaactaagtccgatggcagcatctttgtcttgcgggtctgcgcgcgcgttgctgtgggcgcgcgcgacacttgatgtgctggcctgaggctgggcactggtgcttggcatcagggtctgtgcgcgaggcgctgctggaatgggcctgcagctgggcgctggcgaggcatcaggatctgcgcgcgcggcattgtcagggcgcgcggcgctgttgtcattggccagcccttgggcgctggcgagaggcatcggtggggcgacagaggcacatgcgcgcttgtcgcttggcgcagccaagaccacggggccgaccatggcgctaggcattgtgaggcttgctaggccgccatggggcgcggccaaggggtcatggggcatgtctggaaagcagcccatgacagtaAGTATGAACAAATTCAGACTGTGAAACTGCGAATGGCTCATTAAATCAGTTATAGTTTGTTTGATGGTATCTACTACTCGGATAACCGTAGTAATTCTAGAGCTAATACGTGCAACAAACCCCGACTTCTGGAAGGGATGCATTTATTAGATAAAAGGTCGACGCGGGCTTTGCCCGTTGCTGCGATGATTCATGATAACTCGACGGATCGCACGGCCATCGTGCCGGCGACGCATCATTCAAATTTCTGCCCTATCAACTTTCGATTAAATGAGGTGTTTGGCTCGGCACggaagtttaagtaaaaagaagaagacttttgaaacttatggTCTTAAAAACTTAAGGTCATCTCCAACCTTATTCCCATTTCTTTTTGGGATAATTTAGCTCCAACCCTCCCCCATTTTTGTCCCTAAAATGGGGATAAATAGTGTTCCCTCAAATATGGGGTACACTATTCATCTCCCCTGTTACTATTCAtcacttttttattattattttattatttaatcttttaatttatctctttatatatatctaattatgtttatgtagtGTTTTTATAACattaattttacatcttaactttggtgtataattttgataaattaattttcgtgcatttattatttttatgtaaaattgtaagttaattttattataagttataattgtacaaaaaatatataattatctcAAAACATGAATGGTGcgaatataaaatattagatgttgcAATGActtcacttttatttgaattattagttaatctataataattgcttacaaattatattatttaaaattttataaaattgttttaatggaaattacaaattaataaaaataaaagatggaatttgtttaatggaatgaaattgaaatgagagataataatataatatagaagagagagaagaatataaaaaagtttgGGAAAAAAAATGGGGGAATGGTTGGAGTAAGTTGTCCCCAAAATGGGAAAATTCCCATTTTGGGGACCAAAAATGGGGTAAAGGTTGGAGATGCCCTAtggggtaaaaagtttgtggggccatgacatttgtgtgactataaaagcttctcattaaggataaatggataaaataaaatagtttaaAGTTAAactatttccaaatttagaaatacATCATTTGTTTtagaacagactaaaaaggaaagtatctCACGAAAAGAGTATTTGGTACGCCCTCATAGTGACCAGCGAGATTCTTGCCACCTGTTAGCCACGTACACAACATAGGGGCATGAGATTCGAAATGGTTACATCCCAGATAGGCTATAAATATTTTACTTCTAACAGTGTAACAAGTTATAGACACTCTAAACTACATAAAATATTCTACAAGTTACTTTCTTAGGTATATTCATGTAGGATCtgtatactccctccgttttgtATAATATGAGGTAGTTTGATGCGacatggagtttaagaaaaaaaaaagatttttgaaatttatggttttaaaagcttaaggggtaaaaagtttgtggggccatgacatttgtgtggctataaaagcttctcattaagggtaaatgtgTAACATGAAAGAGTTTAAAATTGAatcattttcaaatttagaaatgtgtcatttcttttggaacagactaaaaggGAAAGTACCTTATTTAATATGAAACGGATGGAGTATATATTAAAAGAATAAAGTTTTCATTGtgattaagccaagtgacaagttATTATAAAGCCGCTTGGCAATTTAGGAGAACATTTATAATAACATTTAATTTAAACTAAAaggtaagatttttttttttgaaatttaaatctatatctatatatatatatattaaagcaagaaagtttgcactgtggttaagccaagtggcaagctaatataaAGCCACTTggtaatttaggataatatttATTATAGTATTTAATTTAAATTGAAAGATAGTATTTCTTTAATTTAAATAGAAAGATAGTAAATAAGATTCTTTTGAATTTGAATGGAAAGAAAGTTAAATTtgaattgattgattaattaattaTGAAAGCTAATCAACACATAAATGTTCCAATTCAAACGAGAGATTCAACGAGTGAGGCGAATTGTTCTAAATAATGAGAAAGAGTTTTTTGAAATTTGATTTCACAACAAAAACaacagaaaaaacaaaaacatGTTTGTTACCAGAAATAAGACTAAAAAAATCTAGGTTCAAACCCATATTCATAATTAGCGAGTTGTTGGATCAAAACTTAACTTTCGTAACTATGGTGAACAATAGTGTTCACTTCTCCGTGTGCCTAAGGCGTTAATTCAATAAATTTAAGTATAACAAATATGAAATtaagatttatattatattagtAGTGAtaatagaagagagaaaatataAATTGAAGCATCAACTTATATAGTGATTAATAAAGGAAAATATGCTTTGGTGATAGGGCATTTTTTTCACCAATCAGTAAATTTAATGTTGAAATcgatctatatttatatttatatatattatacatattaaaGGAATAATTTGCATTGTGGCTAAGTTAAGTGGGCAGTGGCACGCTACTATAAAGTTATTTGACAACTTAGGATAATATTTATaataatatttaatttaatttaaaattaaaacataatttttttaatttaaatgaaAAGGTAGTAAATAAGATTATTTTGAATCTGAATGGAAAGAAAAAATAATAGTCTTATAATGATATAACTAACTACCCTATCTTAATTAATAAGGTTCAtaccacacaaaaaaaaaatgaattgaaaGATAAAAATAACACGCCTATCTTAACTCATTATACATATAAATATGGAGGTATTATCAATACATACTACGAGTAGTACTCCAATCagctaaaataaaaaataaagataataaataaatgatactcaaaaatattattgataaatttaaatattaatttGACCATTAGAATAAAAAATAGTGAATATaatttttattacaagaaaaagaaaaactaaattcATCTATTAATCGGAGTTGTGGGCAATAATATGAACAACTCTATGTTATGGGTAATGCAATAACATGAACAAGGaatcagaaaaagaagaaaaaaatatgtaattaaaTAATTGAAGTAGTAGATGTATTCATAATGATAAGACTTATTTGATTTTTGAGAAGAGaaagtttttaaaataataatgagaaagttttaaaaataataatgagctaAATAATACTATATAAATAAGATACACGTATTTATAACCGTTATAAtagataaaactaaaaaaatataaacaatTGACATAATTCCGggaaacaaattagaaaaatttaaatatattttaaattcttaTATAGTTAATTTAAATGGAAATTTAAAGTCAAACTTccatataaataaaataattatataaaatgtTATAGTAGAGGGAATAATATAgattgtggggggggggggtataaaGATAGTGTGGGTAAATTgatacttttaattaatttaaaaataaattaaattgaTGCTCAATTAGCATTTCAGTTTTGAGAATCAAGATGTGAGATGTATGTGGTTTGGAGTTGAATACTATTTTCAGAAAAAGAATGGTCACATAAATGCAGTTCGATTCGATCAATTTTAAAGCAACCCCAATAATATTGGAAGGGAGTTGATGAATCATAAAATTATACAAGAATAAAGGAACTGATGACATATATTTCTGTGGGGATAATATTTTAAACTATGAATCGACTCAGACATCGCTTGAACAAATGTCAATTGTGTTGCCTTACGGTAAAATTAATCATCCAAT
Coding sequences:
- the LOC104244305 gene encoding LOW QUALITY PROTEIN: zinc transporter 6, chloroplastic (The sequence of the model RefSeq protein was modified relative to this genomic sequence to represent the inferred CDS: inserted 1 base in 1 codon), with translation MGLCVTDTARALACRGSKGAPNLKLVSIFMIFFTSVIGVTLPVFLARLFHGKPVYDKTILIIKCFAAGVILSTSLVHVLPDAFNTLSDCQVSFRHPWKDFPFSGLITLIGVLMALLVDLTATSHVESHGQADHSQNRNKDYTPVVTCEELETVSKKTDTGDIIEEEELVKLKQRLVSQVLEIGIIFHSVIIGVTLGMSRNECTXRPLVAALSFHQIFEGMGLGGCIAQAGFCFGTKAYMSFMFSVTTPMVIVLGMIMFSITGYDDTSPNALILEGLLGSLSSGILIYMALVDLIALDFFHNKVMSGQPFLKKASFLALVLGSTSMSILALWA